The following are from one region of the Actinoplanes sp. L3-i22 genome:
- a CDS encoding TetR/AcrR family transcriptional regulator, with protein sequence MSTAPSVGRPRSGARRLPAATAREEILDAAAELFAQRGYAATSTRLIAERVGIRQASLYYHFDTKEQILAELLEATVRPSLEHAASLGELSPPDALRSLVRFDVGVLLSARWNIGILYALPEIAAEPFARFRRERDELRAAYRRLTGADVTGDLVFGLVESVIGMRRDLPGLPPAEVLRDTVAAAALRIVAPI encoded by the coding sequence GTGAGTACCGCCCCCTCGGTCGGCCGCCCGCGCTCCGGCGCGCGGCGACTACCCGCTGCCACCGCCCGCGAGGAGATCCTCGACGCCGCCGCCGAGCTGTTCGCCCAGCGTGGCTACGCGGCGACGTCGACCCGGCTGATCGCCGAGCGGGTCGGGATCCGGCAGGCGTCGCTCTACTATCACTTCGACACCAAGGAGCAGATCCTCGCCGAGCTCCTGGAGGCGACGGTCCGGCCGTCGTTGGAGCACGCGGCCTCGCTCGGCGAGCTGAGCCCGCCGGACGCGCTGCGGTCGCTGGTCCGCTTCGACGTCGGGGTGCTGCTGTCCGCGCGGTGGAACATCGGGATTCTGTACGCGTTGCCGGAGATCGCCGCCGAGCCGTTCGCCCGGTTCCGCCGCGAGCGTGACGAGCTGCGTGCCGCGTACCGTCGCCTGACCGGTGCGGACGTTACCGGCGACCTGGTGTTCGGCCTGGTCGAGAGCGTGATCGGGATGCGCCGCGACCTGCCCGGCCTGCCGCCGGCCGAGGTGCTGCGCGACACGGTGGCCGCGGCCGCGCTGCGGATCGTCGCGCCGATTTAG
- a CDS encoding TetR/AcrR family transcriptional regulator: MTPTRAEQRRQTEARILAAARQMFADLGFDRTTIRAVAKVAAVDAGLVMHYFGSKNELFARAAELPTTQLGPDAPDQATQLGAGRPDQAIQLGAGAPDQAAELGPGAPGQATQLGAGTPGQAAAIGAGRPDQAAEFGIRTPDQVAEALLDSLATRLEAEPTASLAVLRSMLTNADAAARYRTAGESQVAQLTAALPVADADLRANLLSAIIHGVIVERYLLRFGRLADASPEQIIDLLRPCFQALVVPPES, from the coding sequence GTGACACCGACCCGGGCGGAACAGCGCCGCCAGACCGAGGCCCGCATCCTCGCCGCCGCCCGCCAGATGTTCGCCGACCTGGGCTTCGACCGCACCACGATCCGTGCGGTGGCCAAGGTGGCCGCCGTCGATGCCGGACTGGTCATGCACTATTTCGGCTCGAAGAACGAGCTGTTCGCGCGAGCCGCCGAGCTCCCCACGACCCAGCTCGGTCCAGACGCACCTGATCAAGCGACCCAGCTGGGTGCCGGCCGACCTGATCAAGCGATCCAGCTGGGTGCCGGCGCACCTGATCAAGCGGCCGAGCTCGGTCCCGGCGCGCCCGGTCAAGCGACCCAGCTCGGTGCCGGCACGCCCGGTCAGGCAGCCGCGATCGGCGCCGGCAGACCGGATCAGGCCGCCGAGTTCGGGATCAGGACGCCGGACCAGGTGGCCGAGGCGCTGCTCGACTCGCTGGCCACGCGCCTGGAGGCCGAGCCGACCGCCTCCCTCGCCGTGCTCCGCTCGATGCTCACCAACGCGGACGCCGCCGCCCGCTACCGCACCGCCGGCGAGTCCCAGGTCGCCCAGCTCACCGCCGCGCTCCCGGTCGCCGACGCCGACCTGCGCGCGAATCTGCTCAGCGCGATCATCCACGGAGTGATCGTCGAGCGTTACCTGCTCCGGTTCGGCCGGCTCGCGGACGCCTCGCCGGAGCAGATCATCGACCTGCTCCGCCCGTGCTTCCAGGCCCTGGTCGTCCCGCCGGAGTCATGA
- a CDS encoding nuclear transport factor 2 family protein: MSSARETVERMLAAGRESDVDTVVELMAPDGYIEWPYRPAGVPGRLQGREEIRRFLTQAAKGFIRFDEYRNVTIHETTDPEVIIVEYEAHGTVVATGAPFQQVIIAVFRVRAGLIVSYRDYINPLPLAEALASIKPA; the protein is encoded by the coding sequence ATGAGTTCCGCACGGGAGACCGTCGAACGGATGCTGGCCGCGGGCCGCGAATCCGATGTCGACACAGTCGTGGAGTTGATGGCACCCGACGGATACATCGAATGGCCATACCGCCCGGCCGGCGTCCCCGGCAGACTCCAGGGGCGCGAGGAGATCCGCCGATTCCTGACCCAGGCGGCCAAGGGCTTCATCCGGTTCGACGAGTACCGCAACGTGACGATCCACGAGACCACCGACCCGGAAGTGATCATCGTGGAGTACGAGGCCCACGGCACGGTCGTCGCCACCGGCGCCCCGTTCCAGCAGGTGATCATCGCCGTCTTCCGCGTGCGAGCCGGCCTGATCGTGTCGTATCGCGACTACATCAATCCCCTCCCCCTGGCCGAAGCCCTGGCCAGCATCAAGCCCGCCTGA
- a CDS encoding arginase family protein, with product MVEIPVRAEVTVAPEFPGGGAWRQVGALCEATAAAVAPVVAAGGVPVVFSGDCLVGGAVIAGVQRAGVDPAVVWFDGHGDVQTVETSTSGYLGGMSLRLATGAHPELYADAFGLRPLAPERAILVDARDLDPAEADYLATSPTGRITVAGVAASAVPEGKLVLHVDLDVIDPADLPGLKFPVPGGPSVDEVLAACALLVATGRVAAVHIACSWLPPTDEQQRAYREEVVARFADLV from the coding sequence ATGGTTGAGATCCCGGTCCGGGCGGAGGTCACCGTCGCCCCGGAGTTCCCCGGTGGTGGTGCGTGGCGGCAGGTCGGGGCGCTGTGCGAGGCGACCGCGGCCGCGGTGGCGCCAGTCGTCGCCGCGGGTGGCGTCCCGGTGGTGTTCTCCGGGGACTGTCTGGTCGGCGGCGCGGTGATCGCGGGCGTGCAGCGGGCCGGTGTGGACCCGGCGGTCGTCTGGTTCGACGGGCACGGTGACGTGCAGACGGTGGAGACGAGCACGTCCGGCTACCTGGGTGGGATGTCCCTACGGTTGGCGACCGGGGCGCATCCGGAGCTGTATGCGGATGCGTTCGGGCTGCGGCCGCTGGCACCGGAGCGCGCGATCCTGGTCGACGCACGCGACCTGGATCCGGCGGAGGCGGACTATCTGGCGACCAGCCCCACCGGCCGGATCACGGTCGCCGGGGTGGCCGCGAGCGCCGTGCCCGAGGGCAAACTGGTGCTGCATGTCGACCTCGACGTGATCGACCCCGCTGATCTGCCCGGGCTGAAGTTCCCGGTCCCGGGCGGTCCGTCCGTCGACGAGGTCCTGGCGGCATGTGCGCTGCTCGTGGCGACCGGCCGGGTCGCGGCCGTGCACATCGCCTGCTCCTGGCTGCCGCCCACCGATGAGCAGCAGCGTGCCTACCGCGAGGAGGTGGTCGCCCGCTTCGCCGACCTGGTGTGA
- a CDS encoding helix-turn-helix transcriptional regulator, with product MQRDQLADFLRRRREAIRPSEVGIADGGPRRRIPGLRREEVARLAGMSVDYVVRLEQGRSSQPSTQLVAALARALRLSDDERDHLFYLAGHQPPPTEGAARLARAGLVRMLDLLGDTPAMVISDLGEVLAQNQMSMLLIGDHSVFTGDRRFMIYRWFTEPASRVIHPPEETARHARQLVADLRAAAGRRPGDPVVEHLIARLHRDSRSFQEWWEGHEVGVRRADRKTMVHPHVGPILLDCETLVTPDLRQQLLVLTPADAEARQRLELVRVLGTQDFLPASIELGGYDDPRSLSPRRDG from the coding sequence ATGCAGCGTGACCAACTCGCCGACTTCCTCCGCCGGCGCCGTGAGGCGATCCGGCCGTCCGAGGTCGGCATCGCCGACGGCGGTCCCCGCCGCCGCATCCCCGGCCTGCGCCGTGAGGAGGTGGCGAGGCTCGCCGGCATGTCGGTGGACTATGTCGTCCGCTTGGAGCAGGGCCGCAGCAGCCAGCCGTCCACCCAGCTGGTCGCCGCCCTCGCCCGCGCGCTGCGGCTCTCCGACGACGAGCGTGACCACCTGTTCTACCTGGCCGGCCACCAGCCGCCACCCACCGAAGGCGCGGCTCGGCTGGCCCGGGCCGGTCTCGTCCGCATGCTGGACCTGCTCGGCGACACCCCGGCCATGGTCATCTCGGATCTCGGCGAGGTCCTCGCGCAGAATCAGATGTCGATGCTGCTCATCGGCGACCACTCGGTCTTCACCGGCGACCGCCGTTTCATGATCTACCGATGGTTCACCGAGCCGGCGTCACGGGTGATCCATCCGCCCGAGGAGACGGCCCGCCACGCCCGCCAGCTCGTCGCCGACCTGCGCGCGGCGGCCGGCCGCAGGCCCGGCGACCCGGTCGTCGAGCACCTGATCGCCCGGCTGCACCGGGACAGCCGGAGCTTCCAGGAGTGGTGGGAGGGGCACGAGGTCGGTGTGCGGCGCGCCGACCGCAAGACCATGGTCCATCCCCACGTCGGCCCGATCCTGCTGGATTGCGAAACGCTCGTTACACCGGATCTGCGCCAGCAGCTGCTGGTCCTCACCCCGGCCGACGCCGAGGCCCGTCAGCGGCTGGAGCTGGTGCGGGTTCTCGGGACCCAGGACTTCCTGCCCGCATCGATAGAATTAGGAGGTTACGATGATCCTCGTTCCCTTTCACCAAGACGAGATGGTTGA
- a CDS encoding aldo/keto reductase — protein sequence MQTRTLGTNGPAVSALGLGAMGMTNGVYGANDRAESIATVHAALDAGVTLIDTGDHYGTGHNEMLLAEALRDRPRDSYLLSVKFGALTQPGGGFNGQDGRPTAVKNFLVHSMTRLGVDYIDIYRPARLDPAVPIEETVGAIKEMIEAGYVRHVGLSEVGAETIRRAHAVHPVTDLQIEYSLISRAVEAEVLPTLRALGIGMTAYGVLSRGLISGHWDPSAAGRAGDNRGRMPRFQGENAEHNLALVEALRRVAETRGCTVAQLAIAWVAAQGDEIVPVVGARTRKRLNEALPAADLKLSAADLEEIEKAVPKGAARGDRYPSAMMSTVGVGN from the coding sequence ATGCAGACACGAACTCTGGGCACCAACGGACCGGCCGTCTCCGCTCTCGGACTGGGAGCGATGGGCATGACGAACGGCGTCTACGGGGCGAACGATCGCGCCGAGAGCATCGCCACCGTGCACGCCGCGCTGGACGCCGGCGTCACCCTGATCGACACCGGTGACCACTACGGCACCGGCCACAACGAGATGCTGCTCGCCGAGGCGCTGCGTGACCGGCCGCGCGACAGCTATCTGCTGAGCGTCAAGTTCGGCGCGCTGACCCAGCCGGGCGGCGGCTTCAACGGGCAGGACGGGCGACCGACCGCGGTGAAGAATTTCCTGGTCCACTCGATGACCCGGCTCGGCGTCGACTACATCGACATCTACCGCCCGGCCCGCCTCGACCCGGCCGTGCCGATCGAGGAGACGGTCGGCGCGATCAAGGAGATGATCGAGGCGGGATACGTGCGGCACGTCGGGCTCTCCGAGGTCGGCGCGGAGACGATCCGCCGGGCCCACGCCGTGCACCCGGTCACCGACCTCCAGATCGAGTATTCACTGATCTCCCGGGCGGTCGAGGCCGAGGTGCTGCCGACGCTGCGGGCGCTCGGGATCGGCATGACGGCGTATGGCGTGCTGTCCCGCGGCCTGATCTCCGGCCACTGGGATCCGTCCGCGGCCGGCCGGGCCGGTGACAACCGGGGGCGCATGCCGCGCTTCCAGGGCGAGAACGCCGAGCACAACCTCGCCCTGGTCGAGGCGCTGCGCCGGGTCGCCGAGACCCGGGGCTGCACGGTCGCGCAGCTCGCCATCGCCTGGGTGGCGGCCCAGGGCGACGAGATCGTGCCGGTGGTCGGCGCCCGTACCCGGAAGCGGTTGAACGAAGCCCTGCCCGCCGCGGACCTGAAGCTGTCCGCGGCCGATCTAGAAGAGATCGAGAAGGCGGTGCCGAAGGGCGCGGCCCGCGGCGACCGCTACCCCTCGGCAATGATGTCGACCGTCGGCGTCGGGAACTAG
- a CDS encoding AI-2E family transporter: MSWAQTVRDRARTTLATAASRTAPPPFTAGPEFRDATTPVVVMNQPTSAADVLPRGVRTAGAWAWRFILFVVAAYLVLRIVALLHIVLIPVAVAMLLAALFQPLSAKLMRNGMKKSLAAGLVEVAALLVVFGGLGLIVRTFISQVDKLSTQVGDGIDEVQRWLANSPLHITDQQLSQYIDKARESFTASQGGITSGALSTATTVGEVVTGFFLVLFTLFFFLRDGGQIWAFLCRLLPREARVPTARAGHYSWHTLVSYVRATVLVAFVDAVGIGIGLFAFRVPLALPLAALVFLGAFIPVVGAAISGVVAVLIALVANGPVTALCILAVVIAVQQLEGHVLQPLIMGRAVALHPLAVILAIAAGVVVAGIVGGLVAVPLLAVLNTAIRYLVHHPDGEPTPDREPPGTEPTDDDEAKAEDQAEDADRHLDPTSPPPGETSVATA, encoded by the coding sequence ATGAGCTGGGCACAGACTGTCCGGGACCGCGCCCGGACGACGCTGGCGACCGCCGCCAGCCGCACCGCGCCGCCGCCGTTCACGGCCGGTCCCGAATTCCGCGACGCCACCACGCCCGTCGTGGTCATGAACCAGCCCACCTCCGCCGCCGACGTGCTGCCCCGTGGTGTACGCACGGCCGGTGCCTGGGCGTGGCGGTTCATCCTCTTCGTCGTCGCGGCGTACCTGGTGCTGCGCATCGTCGCGCTGCTGCACATCGTGCTCATCCCGGTGGCCGTCGCCATGCTGCTGGCCGCGCTGTTCCAGCCGCTCAGCGCGAAACTGATGCGCAACGGCATGAAGAAGTCGCTGGCCGCGGGGCTGGTCGAGGTCGCCGCGCTGCTCGTCGTCTTCGGCGGGCTGGGTCTGATCGTCCGCACTTTCATCAGCCAGGTCGACAAGCTCTCCACCCAGGTCGGGGACGGCATCGACGAGGTCCAGCGCTGGCTGGCGAACAGCCCGCTGCACATCACCGACCAGCAGCTCAGCCAGTACATCGACAAGGCGCGGGAGTCGTTCACCGCGAGCCAGGGCGGGATCACCAGCGGCGCCCTGAGCACCGCGACGACCGTGGGCGAGGTGGTCACCGGGTTCTTCCTGGTCCTGTTCACGCTCTTCTTCTTCCTGCGCGACGGCGGTCAGATCTGGGCGTTCCTGTGCCGGCTGCTGCCTCGGGAGGCCCGGGTGCCGACCGCGCGGGCCGGGCACTACTCGTGGCACACGCTGGTGTCGTACGTCCGCGCCACCGTCCTCGTCGCCTTCGTCGATGCTGTCGGTATCGGCATCGGCCTGTTCGCCTTCCGCGTGCCATTGGCGCTGCCGCTGGCCGCTCTGGTCTTCCTCGGCGCGTTCATCCCGGTGGTCGGCGCGGCCATCAGCGGCGTGGTTGCCGTGCTGATCGCGCTGGTGGCCAACGGGCCGGTGACCGCGCTGTGCATCCTCGCCGTCGTGATCGCCGTCCAGCAGTTGGAGGGACACGTCCTCCAGCCGCTGATCATGGGCCGGGCCGTAGCGCTGCACCCGCTCGCCGTGATCCTGGCGATCGCCGCCGGCGTGGTGGTCGCCGGCATCGTCGGCGGCCTGGTCGCCGTGCCGCTGCTCGCCGTGCTCAACACCGCCATCCGCTATCTGGTCCACCACCCGGACGGCGAGCCCACCCCGGACCGCGAACCCCCGGGCACCGAACCGACCGACGACGACGAGGCAAAAGCGGAGGACCAGGCGGAAGACGCCGACCGCCACCTCGACCCGACGAGCCCGCCCCCGGGCGAGACGTCGGTGGCAACCGCTTAG
- a CDS encoding bifunctional diguanylate cyclase/phosphodiesterase, with protein MVARWRGWFTPIAVVMAVAEVLLIALGTRTGFPKLLVWGPAAAGVAMAVAAFRAAALTTGRQTPRANRDLGTFWARLSVAMGAVLAATLSQTVDIVTKPNTGIPPISAHTLVLYVIGTVLAIAGLLRLPGGGSSWRQLTTAVLDVAVVAVTGGIAASEYVGWFMDRFGVSTSAWWLNIAMMAIAVAGAVVVVKIMTARRSPVPRASLWFLAPIGLAGPLSTVFMTLLKPWPHLNGSAAVLPFVGLFGALAAHAQQRGLAAARDRRPRAEDLPGHRRGTAIPLVATGLTSVLVATVFLRTGHLSTVQVAGTALLLLLVVARQAVALAENGTLLATVARQAMHDELTGLFSRRWFTTAVAGAAGPHTVVLIDLREFRAVNDGLGSTVGDALLIAYANRLGLVAGDRAVIARLGGDEFGLLLPGLAPEVVARLLAANAEPLDAAGHEVLVEVSVGIASGGIDTASGDDDLYRQAETALREAAGGTGGRVVRYDASLEQRLSRRATIAADLRRALTAGEFHLLYQPIVELPHGRMTGVESLVRWSKDGTVISPADFIPVAEDTGLIVELGAWILDTACAQAAAWRRRHGAGALGSVAVNVSARQLLDPGLPDLVAAALARHGLPASQLTIEITETAVFAGGRALATVTALSALGVSIALDDFGTGHSSLGLLRTCPVDVIKVDKSFVDGLGGGPQQEAIAIALTGIAETMGLRTVAEGVETAAQARRLYELGYRQAQGFHFARPMPPEAIDALLDERDRAAA; from the coding sequence ATGGTGGCCCGCTGGCGAGGCTGGTTCACACCGATCGCCGTCGTCATGGCCGTGGCGGAGGTGCTGCTGATCGCGCTGGGCACCCGCACCGGCTTCCCGAAACTGCTGGTGTGGGGCCCGGCGGCGGCCGGCGTCGCGATGGCGGTCGCCGCGTTCCGCGCCGCCGCCCTGACGACCGGAAGACAAACCCCCAGAGCAAACCGCGATTTGGGTACGTTCTGGGCCCGGCTCTCCGTGGCGATGGGCGCCGTCCTGGCCGCCACGCTCAGCCAGACGGTCGACATCGTCACGAAGCCGAACACCGGCATCCCGCCGATCAGCGCCCACACCCTGGTCCTCTACGTGATCGGCACGGTGCTGGCGATCGCCGGCCTGCTCCGGCTGCCCGGTGGCGGCAGCTCGTGGCGGCAGCTGACCACCGCGGTGCTGGACGTCGCCGTGGTCGCGGTGACCGGCGGCATCGCCGCGTCCGAGTACGTCGGCTGGTTCATGGACCGGTTCGGCGTCAGCACATCCGCGTGGTGGCTGAACATCGCGATGATGGCGATCGCGGTCGCCGGCGCGGTGGTCGTCGTCAAGATCATGACGGCGCGGCGCAGCCCGGTCCCCCGCGCGTCGCTGTGGTTCCTGGCCCCGATCGGGCTGGCCGGGCCGCTCTCCACGGTCTTCATGACCCTGCTCAAGCCGTGGCCGCACCTCAACGGCAGCGCCGCGGTCCTGCCGTTCGTCGGCCTGTTCGGGGCGCTCGCCGCGCACGCCCAGCAGCGCGGTCTCGCCGCCGCCCGGGATCGCCGCCCGCGGGCCGAGGATCTGCCCGGGCACCGGCGCGGCACCGCGATCCCGCTGGTCGCGACCGGGCTGACCAGTGTCCTGGTCGCCACGGTCTTCCTGCGCACCGGACACCTGAGCACCGTCCAGGTGGCCGGGACCGCCCTGCTCCTGCTGCTCGTGGTCGCGCGGCAGGCGGTGGCGCTCGCCGAGAACGGCACCCTGCTCGCCACGGTGGCCCGGCAGGCCATGCACGACGAGCTGACCGGCCTGTTCAGCCGCCGGTGGTTCACCACGGCGGTGGCCGGCGCGGCCGGGCCGCACACCGTGGTGCTGATCGACCTGCGGGAGTTCCGGGCGGTCAACGACGGACTCGGCTCCACGGTCGGGGACGCGTTGCTCATCGCGTACGCAAATCGTCTTGGTCTTGTCGCGGGCGACCGTGCCGTGATCGCCCGCCTGGGTGGGGATGAATTCGGTCTTCTGCTGCCCGGGCTCGCGCCGGAGGTGGTCGCCCGGCTGCTCGCCGCGAACGCCGAGCCGCTGGACGCGGCCGGCCACGAGGTCCTGGTGGAGGTTTCCGTCGGGATCGCCTCCGGCGGAATTGACACAGCCTCCGGCGATGACGATCTCTACCGGCAGGCCGAGACCGCGTTGCGCGAGGCCGCCGGCGGTACGGGCGGGCGCGTGGTCCGCTACGACGCGTCGCTCGAACAGCGGCTCAGCCGTCGGGCGACGATCGCCGCCGACCTGCGCCGGGCGCTGACCGCGGGCGAGTTCCACCTGCTGTACCAGCCGATCGTGGAGCTCCCGCACGGCCGGATGACCGGCGTGGAATCCCTGGTCCGCTGGTCGAAGGACGGCACGGTGATCTCCCCGGCCGACTTCATCCCGGTCGCCGAGGACACCGGGCTGATCGTCGAGCTCGGCGCGTGGATCCTCGACACGGCGTGCGCGCAGGCCGCGGCGTGGCGGCGGCGGCACGGCGCCGGCGCGCTCGGCTCGGTCGCGGTCAACGTGTCCGCGCGGCAGCTGCTCGACCCGGGCCTGCCGGACCTGGTCGCGGCCGCGCTCGCCCGGCACGGCCTGCCCGCGTCCCAGCTCACCATCGAGATCACCGAGACCGCGGTGTTCGCCGGCGGCCGCGCGCTGGCCACCGTGACCGCGCTGTCGGCGCTGGGCGTCAGCATCGCGCTCGACGACTTCGGCACCGGGCACTCGTCGCTGGGCCTGCTGCGCACCTGCCCGGTCGACGTGATCAAGGTCGACAAGTCGTTCGTCGACGGGCTCGGCGGCGGGCCGCAGCAGGAGGCGATCGCGATCGCGCTGACCGGGATCGCCGAGACGATGGGCCTGCGGACGGTGGCCGAGGGCGTGGAGACGGCGGCGCAGGCACGGCGGTTGTACGAGCTCGGCTACCGCCAGGCGCAGGGCTTCCACTTCGCCCGCCCGATGCCGCCGGAGGCGATCGACGCCCTGCTCGACGAGCGCGACCGGGCCGCCGCCTGA
- the metG gene encoding methionine--tRNA ligase — MSGFYVTTAIPYVNAAPHLGHALELVQADVLARHRRLRGQPVRFLTGTDENALKNVTAAASAGVPVAAFVAANADRFAGLAGALSLSFDDFIRTSGDPRHAPGVRRLWRASAERGDFYRRDYAGRYCPGCEQFYDPAELAGGRCPEHGVVPETVTESNWFFRLSRYAGEVLAALESGRVRVEPPARRNEVLSFVRAGLTDISVSRPAARAAGWGIPVPDDPGQVVYVWWDALANYVTALDDTAYRTWWLDSAERVHVIGKGIVRFHAVYWLALLLSAGRPLPTAILVHEYLTVDGVKLSKSAGTAVDPYALAGRYGEDALRWWLLSDVASLGDTDFTERRLLTRYHQDLANGLGNLVNRTLSLVHRYRDGVVPARPATTDIGHELTNGCAGLPATIDRALAAFDFRAATDAIGAVVAAANRLIEAERPWEPAGRERLDAVLAVLVAACRCLARELTPFVPAGAARLAAQLGDGRVVAAPRPVFPRRE, encoded by the coding sequence ATGAGCGGTTTCTACGTCACCACCGCCATCCCGTACGTCAACGCCGCACCCCACCTCGGTCACGCGCTGGAGCTGGTGCAGGCGGACGTGCTCGCCCGGCACCGGCGCCTGCGCGGTCAACCGGTCCGCTTCCTGACCGGCACCGACGAGAACGCGCTGAAGAACGTCACCGCCGCCGCCTCGGCCGGGGTGCCGGTCGCCGCGTTCGTGGCCGCCAATGCCGACCGGTTCGCCGGCCTGGCCGGCGCGCTGTCGCTGTCGTTCGACGACTTCATCCGGACCAGCGGCGACCCGCGCCACGCACCCGGGGTGCGGCGGCTGTGGCGGGCGAGCGCCGAACGCGGCGACTTCTACCGGCGCGACTACGCCGGCCGCTACTGCCCGGGCTGCGAGCAGTTCTACGACCCGGCGGAGCTGGCCGGCGGGCGCTGCCCGGAGCACGGCGTCGTCCCGGAGACGGTGACCGAGTCCAACTGGTTCTTCCGGCTCTCCCGCTACGCCGGGGAGGTGCTGGCGGCGCTGGAGTCCGGACGGGTCCGTGTCGAGCCACCCGCCCGGCGCAACGAGGTGCTGTCCTTCGTCCGGGCCGGCCTGACCGACATCAGCGTCTCGCGGCCGGCGGCGCGGGCCGCGGGGTGGGGCATCCCGGTCCCGGACGATCCCGGCCAGGTCGTCTACGTCTGGTGGGACGCCCTCGCGAACTACGTCACCGCCCTGGACGACACCGCGTATCGCACGTGGTGGCTCGACTCCGCGGAACGGGTGCACGTGATCGGCAAGGGCATCGTCCGCTTCCACGCCGTGTACTGGCTGGCGTTGCTGCTCTCGGCGGGCCGGCCGCTGCCCACCGCGATCCTCGTCCACGAGTACCTGACCGTGGACGGCGTCAAGCTGTCCAAGAGCGCCGGTACCGCGGTCGACCCGTACGCGCTGGCCGGCCGCTACGGCGAGGACGCGCTGCGCTGGTGGCTGCTCAGCGACGTCGCGAGCCTGGGCGACACCGACTTCACCGAGCGGCGGCTGCTGACCCGCTACCACCAGGACCTCGCCAACGGCCTGGGCAACCTGGTCAACCGCACGCTGTCGCTGGTCCACCGGTACCGCGACGGCGTGGTCCCGGCCCGGCCCGCCACGACGGACATCGGCCACGAGTTGACCAACGGGTGCGCCGGGCTGCCCGCCACGATCGATCGGGCCCTCGCGGCGTTCGACTTCCGGGCGGCCACCGACGCGATCGGGGCCGTCGTCGCCGCGGCCAACCGCCTGATCGAGGCCGAGCGCCCCTGGGAACCGGCCGGGCGCGAGCGGCTCGACGCCGTCCTCGCCGTCCTGGTCGCGGCCTGCCGCTGCCTGGCCCGTGAACTGACCCCGTTCGTCCCGGCCGGAGCCGCTCGCCTCGCCGCCCAGCTGGGCGACGGCCGGGTGGTCGCCGCCCCGCGGCCGGTCTTCCCGCGGCGGGAGTAG
- a CDS encoding GNAT family N-acetyltransferase, whose amino-acid sequence MPPSGVNLLSRFPVDDQELSALHARAFGGDPARVQPWSQRLQRHALTWIGAFDGGRLTGFVQVCWDGGAHAFVLDTAVDPDCQGRGIGAALVKAATAEARAAGCEWLHVDFEPHLEHFYLNRCGFRPTPAGLIALATGS is encoded by the coding sequence GTGCCCCCATCCGGAGTGAACCTGCTGTCCCGTTTCCCGGTCGACGACCAGGAGCTGAGCGCCCTGCACGCCCGGGCCTTCGGCGGTGATCCGGCCCGGGTCCAGCCCTGGTCGCAGCGCCTGCAACGGCACGCGCTGACCTGGATCGGCGCGTTCGACGGCGGCCGCCTGACCGGTTTCGTCCAGGTCTGCTGGGACGGCGGCGCGCACGCGTTCGTCCTGGACACCGCCGTCGACCCGGACTGCCAGGGTCGGGGGATCGGCGCCGCGCTGGTCAAGGCGGCCACCGCGGAGGCCCGGGCGGCCGGCTGCGAGTGGCTGCACGTCGACTTCGAGCCGCACCTGGAGCACTTCTACCTGAACCGGTGCGGCTTCCGCCCGACCCCGGCCGGCCTGATCGCCCTGGCGACCGGGAGTTAA